In Micromonospora sp. LH3U1, one genomic interval encodes:
- the sigM gene encoding RNA polymerase sigma factor SigM codes for MDGHAAATDLELLRAHVDGDPHAFAELFHRHRDRLWAVALRTLGDREDAADALQDALLSAHRAAARFRGDSAVTTWLHRIVVNACLDRIRRRQAHPTVPLPDGNRAEDRSGVGGVEPAAPAEDHDTALVVREALAALPFEQRAALVLVDVQGYPVVEVARILGVAEGTVKSRCARGRARLAVMLGHLRPAVAATPSVRPAPAGPIRDVPGVTLGNPSPAEGVGSGSGRYRRDANQEDT; via the coding sequence ATGGACGGGCACGCCGCCGCTACGGATCTCGAGCTGCTGCGTGCCCACGTCGATGGCGACCCACACGCCTTCGCCGAGCTGTTCCATCGGCACCGCGACCGGCTCTGGGCGGTGGCCCTGCGTACGCTGGGCGACCGCGAGGACGCCGCCGACGCACTCCAGGACGCGCTGCTCTCCGCGCACCGGGCGGCGGCCCGGTTCCGAGGTGACTCCGCCGTCACCACCTGGCTGCACCGCATCGTGGTGAACGCCTGCCTGGACCGGATCCGTCGCCGGCAGGCGCACCCGACCGTGCCGCTCCCGGATGGAAACCGTGCGGAGGACCGATCGGGCGTCGGCGGGGTGGAGCCGGCCGCACCGGCGGAGGACCACGACACCGCGCTGGTGGTCCGCGAAGCGCTCGCCGCGCTGCCCTTCGAGCAACGCGCCGCGCTGGTGCTGGTAGACGTGCAGGGCTACCCGGTCGTCGAGGTCGCCCGCATCCTCGGTGTTGCCGAGGGAACGGTGAAGAGCCGGTGCGCCCGGGGCCGGGCCCGGCTGGCGGTGATGCTCGGGCACCTTCGCCCGGCCGTCGCCGCAACGCCCTCGGTCCGGCCGGCCCCGGCCGGGCCGATCAGGGACGTGCCGGGCGTCACGCTGGGGAACCCGAGTCCAGCGGAGGGCGTCGGATCGGGGTCGGGCCGGTATCGGCGGGACGCCAACCAGGAGGACACGTGA
- the trxB gene encoding thioredoxin-disulfide reductase, which yields MDEVRNLIIIGSGPAGYTAAVYAARANLKPLIIEGVQSGGALMTTTEVENFPGFADGILGPELMDNMRKQAERFGAEFLTDDVTRVELVDTGDAGSGAVSTVWVGETAYRARSVILSTGSAWRPLGVPGEQEYLGHGVSSCATCDGFFFRNHHIVVVGGGDSAMEEASFLTRFAESVTIIHRRDSFRASKIMAERALSNEKIKVEWNSAVEEILGDDGKVTGVRVRNVHTGETKVLDVTGVFVAIGHDPRSELFRDQVEMDDEGYVKVQAPGTHTNVPGVFAAGDLVDHTYRQAITAAGTGCAAALDAERFIATLS from the coding sequence GTGGACGAGGTCCGCAACCTGATCATCATCGGCTCGGGGCCGGCCGGCTACACGGCGGCGGTGTACGCCGCACGCGCCAACCTGAAGCCCCTGATCATCGAGGGCGTGCAGTCCGGTGGCGCGCTGATGACCACGACCGAGGTGGAAAACTTCCCCGGCTTCGCTGACGGCATCCTCGGCCCTGAGCTGATGGACAACATGCGCAAGCAGGCCGAGCGGTTCGGCGCCGAGTTCCTCACCGACGACGTGACCCGGGTCGAGCTGGTGGACACCGGCGACGCCGGCTCCGGCGCGGTGAGCACCGTCTGGGTCGGCGAGACCGCCTACCGGGCCCGATCCGTCATCCTCTCCACCGGTTCGGCCTGGCGTCCGCTGGGCGTGCCCGGCGAGCAGGAATACCTTGGCCACGGCGTCTCCTCGTGTGCCACCTGTGACGGCTTCTTCTTCCGCAACCACCACATCGTGGTCGTCGGTGGCGGCGACTCGGCGATGGAGGAGGCCAGCTTCCTCACCCGCTTCGCCGAGTCGGTCACGATCATCCACCGCCGCGACTCGTTCCGGGCCAGCAAGATCATGGCTGAGCGGGCGTTGAGCAACGAGAAGATCAAGGTCGAGTGGAACAGCGCCGTCGAGGAGATCCTCGGCGACGACGGCAAGGTCACCGGCGTACGGGTTCGCAACGTGCACACCGGCGAGACCAAGGTGCTGGACGTGACCGGCGTCTTCGTGGCCATCGGCCACGACCCCCGCAGCGAGCTCTTCCGTGACCAGGTCGAGATGGACGACGAGGGCTACGTCAAGGTCCAGGCCCCCGGCACCCACACCAACGTGCCCGGCGTCTTCGCGGCCGGCGACCTGGTCGACCACACCTACCGTCAGGCGATCACCGCGGCCGGCACCGGCTGTGCCGCCGCGCTCGACGCCGAACGGTTCATCGCGACGCTCAGCTGA
- the trxA gene encoding thioredoxin — protein MGKTKAVTDASFIVDVLQADKPVLVDFWAEWCGPCRKVSPLLEEIAGEMGDQVTIVKLNIDENPETARAYRVMSVPTLTVFKNGQPVQSIAGAKPKGELVRLIESAL, from the coding sequence GTGGGAAAGACCAAGGCGGTCACGGACGCGAGTTTCATCGTCGACGTGCTGCAGGCCGACAAGCCGGTTCTGGTGGACTTCTGGGCCGAGTGGTGCGGGCCGTGCCGCAAGGTGTCGCCGCTGCTCGAGGAGATCGCCGGCGAGATGGGTGACCAGGTCACCATCGTCAAACTCAACATCGACGAGAACCCCGAGACCGCCCGGGCCTACCGGGTGATGTCGGTGCCGACGCTCACCGTCTTCAAGAATGGCCAGCCGGTGCAGTCGATCGCCGGTGCCAAGCCGAAGGGTGAGCTGGTGCGGCTCATCGAATCGGCTCTCTGA
- a CDS encoding N-acetylmuramoyl-L-alanine amidase codes for MRPIRPGDRGPAVTEIRTILIGLDLLSTGPHDEFDLDTERAVRAFQQSRGLSVDGRVGAETWRALDAARWRLGARTLYHAVPEPLTGEDVRSLQERLLEMGYDVGRADAIYGIRTSRAVAQFQREVGLTPDGSCGPHTMNALRRIGRKVVGGRPQWLRESDAIRQSGPALVGKTVVIDPGHGGTDPGMVVPDGSLRWTEADLMHDLASRLEGRLAATGVRVQLTRGPAPDSCLPDTDRALLANSLGADVFISLHLDGHANPDAEGVATYHYGTDNGVTSATGERLAGLVQREIVARTGLRDCRTHAKTWDLLRLTRMPAVRVEVGYLTSPTDRAQLVDPRFRDRVVEAIVAAVQRMYYPIERDVPTGSLDVSELRAVVTAGTVVD; via the coding sequence GTGCGTCCGATCCGACCCGGTGACCGGGGACCCGCCGTCACGGAGATCCGTACCATCCTGATCGGCCTCGACCTGCTCAGCACCGGACCGCACGACGAGTTCGACCTCGACACCGAGCGGGCGGTCCGCGCCTTCCAGCAGTCTCGTGGGCTGAGCGTGGACGGCCGGGTCGGGGCGGAGACCTGGCGCGCCCTGGACGCCGCCCGCTGGCGGCTCGGCGCCCGCACCCTCTACCACGCGGTCCCCGAGCCGCTCACCGGCGAGGATGTCCGGTCACTGCAGGAGCGACTACTGGAGATGGGGTACGACGTGGGCCGGGCGGACGCCATCTACGGCATCCGGACGTCCCGGGCGGTGGCCCAGTTCCAGCGCGAGGTCGGGCTCACCCCCGACGGCTCCTGCGGCCCACACACGATGAACGCGCTCCGTCGGATCGGCCGCAAGGTGGTCGGTGGCCGCCCGCAGTGGCTCCGCGAGTCTGACGCGATCCGGCAGTCCGGGCCGGCGCTGGTCGGCAAGACGGTGGTCATCGACCCGGGGCACGGGGGCACCGACCCCGGGATGGTGGTGCCCGACGGGTCGCTGCGCTGGACCGAGGCGGACCTGATGCACGACCTGGCCAGCCGCCTGGAGGGGCGACTCGCCGCGACCGGGGTGCGGGTGCAGCTCACCCGGGGCCCGGCGCCCGACAGTTGCCTGCCGGACACCGACCGGGCCCTGCTGGCCAACTCGCTGGGTGCCGACGTGTTCATCTCGCTGCACCTGGACGGCCACGCCAACCCGGATGCGGAGGGCGTCGCGACCTACCACTACGGCACCGACAACGGGGTGACCTCGGCGACCGGTGAGCGCCTGGCCGGGTTGGTGCAGCGGGAGATCGTCGCCCGGACCGGGCTGCGGGACTGCCGTACCCACGCCAAGACATGGGACCTGCTGCGACTGACGCGGATGCCCGCCGTCCGGGTCGAGGTCGGCTACCTCACCTCGCCCACGGACCGCGCCCAACTGGTCGACCCCCGGTTCCGGGACCGTGTGGTGGAGGCGATCGTGGCAGCGGTGCAACGGATGTACTACCCGATCGAACGGGACGTTCCGACCGGTTCGCTGGACGTCAGCGAACTGCGGGCCGTCGTGACCGCCGGCACGGTGGTCGACTGA
- a CDS encoding GNAT family N-acetyltransferase: MSRRLVSLTLDTLEDVPRPCRQCVYWELDPVSADRACAAGDPGLEKEAWVSQTLLEWGSCGKLAYVDGMPAGFVMYAPPAYVPRSMAFPTSPVSADAVLLMTANVVAAFAGGGLGRMLVQGVARDLTKRGIKAIEAFGDAKFGDADDPAGGCVAPVDFFLSVGFKTVRPHPRFPRLRLELRTALSWKSDVEYALEKLLGSMSPETLLRPVRPAPATHAANG, translated from the coding sequence ATGTCGCGACGTCTGGTCAGCCTGACCCTCGACACGTTGGAAGACGTTCCTCGCCCGTGCCGGCAATGCGTCTACTGGGAGCTCGATCCGGTCTCCGCGGACCGGGCCTGCGCCGCCGGGGATCCGGGCCTGGAGAAAGAGGCGTGGGTCTCCCAGACGCTGCTGGAGTGGGGCTCCTGCGGCAAGCTCGCCTACGTCGACGGCATGCCGGCGGGCTTCGTGATGTACGCCCCGCCCGCCTACGTACCCCGCTCGATGGCGTTCCCGACCTCGCCGGTCTCCGCTGACGCGGTACTACTGATGACCGCCAACGTGGTCGCCGCCTTCGCCGGTGGCGGGTTGGGTCGGATGCTGGTGCAGGGCGTCGCCCGTGACCTGACCAAGCGGGGGATCAAGGCCATCGAGGCGTTCGGCGACGCGAAGTTCGGCGACGCGGACGACCCTGCGGGTGGCTGCGTGGCACCCGTCGATTTCTTCCTGTCAGTGGGGTTCAAGACCGTACGTCCGCATCCGCGCTTCCCCCGGCTGCGCCTGGAGCTGCGTACGGCGCTGAGCTGGAAGTCCGACGTCGAGTACGCGCTGGAGAAGCTGCTGGGCTCGATGAGCCCGGAGACCCTGCTCCGCCCGGTTCGTCCCGCCCCGGCTACCCACGCCGCCAACGGCTGA
- a CDS encoding aminotransferase-like domain-containing protein, translated as MTGTTLDDYTDRYARRVRGMTASEIRALFAVASRPEVVSLAGGAPYIAALPLDAVGEMLGRLGSEHGETTLQYGIGQGTLELRERICEVMSLSGIDAACGASPEDVVVTVGGQQALDLVARLFLDPGDVVLAEGPTYVGALGVFQAAQAQVVHVPMDADGLIPEALETAIADLARAGRRVKFLYTIPTYQNPTGVTLSEERRERVLDICERAGLLVVEDDPYGQLGFEGEAPAPLRARRRDGVFYLSTFSKTFAPGLRVGWILAPHAVRDKLVIASEAQILCPSGFAQAAVATYLRTMPWRQQLKVYREVYRERRDALLDAMADLMPEGTSWTTPAGGLFVWATLPDGLDSKAMMPRAVAARVAYVPGTGFYADGTGTGTMRLNFSFPPPERIREGVRRLAGVMEQEIAMRRVFGAVGGATGRRGRAGSDVPGPDLA; from the coding sequence ATGACCGGCACGACTCTCGACGACTACACCGACCGGTACGCCCGGCGGGTACGCGGGATGACCGCCTCCGAGATTCGAGCATTGTTCGCGGTGGCCAGCCGCCCGGAGGTCGTCTCGCTCGCTGGCGGCGCACCGTACATCGCCGCCCTGCCCCTGGACGCGGTCGGTGAGATGCTCGGCCGGCTCGGCTCCGAGCACGGCGAGACCACCCTTCAGTACGGCATCGGTCAGGGCACCCTCGAGCTGCGCGAACGGATCTGTGAGGTGATGTCGCTCTCCGGGATCGACGCCGCGTGCGGCGCTTCCCCGGAGGACGTCGTGGTCACCGTGGGCGGGCAGCAGGCACTGGACCTGGTGGCCCGACTCTTCCTCGACCCGGGTGACGTGGTGCTCGCCGAGGGGCCGACGTACGTCGGTGCGCTAGGAGTGTTCCAGGCCGCCCAGGCACAGGTTGTGCACGTACCGATGGATGCGGACGGCCTGATCCCGGAGGCGCTGGAGACGGCCATCGCCGACCTTGCCCGCGCGGGCCGGCGGGTGAAGTTCCTCTACACGATCCCCACCTACCAGAACCCGACCGGCGTGACGCTCAGCGAGGAGCGCCGGGAACGGGTGCTCGACATCTGTGAGCGCGCCGGCCTGCTCGTCGTCGAGGACGACCCGTACGGTCAGCTGGGCTTCGAGGGTGAGGCGCCGGCTCCCCTGCGGGCCCGCCGCCGGGACGGGGTCTTCTACCTCAGCACCTTCTCCAAGACCTTCGCGCCCGGGCTGCGGGTCGGCTGGATCCTGGCGCCACACGCGGTCCGCGACAAGCTGGTCATCGCCAGCGAGGCGCAGATCCTCTGCCCCAGCGGCTTCGCCCAGGCCGCGGTGGCCACCTACCTGCGCACCATGCCCTGGCGGCAGCAGCTCAAGGTCTATCGCGAGGTCTACCGGGAACGCCGGGACGCCCTGCTCGACGCGATGGCCGACCTGATGCCCGAGGGCACCAGCTGGACCACTCCGGCCGGCGGTCTCTTCGTGTGGGCCACCCTGCCGGACGGGCTCGACTCGAAGGCCATGATGCCGCGAGCGGTCGCCGCCCGGGTCGCCTACGTACCCGGCACCGGTTTCTACGCCGACGGCACCGGCACCGGCACCATGCGGTTGAATTTCAGCTTCCCGCCGCCGGAGCGGATCCGCGAGGGCGTCCGCCGGCTGGCCGGTGTGATGGAGCAGGAGATCGCCATGCGCCGGGTCTTCGGTGCCGTGGGCGGCGCCACCGGCCGACGCGGCCGGGCCGGCTCCGACGTGCCAGGCCCCGACTTGGCATGA
- a CDS encoding D-alanine--D-alanine ligase family protein, which translates to MGTTAVERFLVTDPAVSADLRVVVLAGGLSYERDVSLRSGRRVLDALRAIGVEAELRDADVTLLPALAADPPDAVVIALHGATGEDGSLRGVLDLCDIPYVGCDARASRVAWDKPSAKAVLREAGIPTPDWVALPHDRFSELGAVAVLDRIVDRLGLPLMVKPAQGGSGLGGAVVREAAAMPAAMVGCFAYHSTALVERYVPGIDVAVSVVDLGDGPQALPPVEIVPRNGVYDYAARYTAGRTTWHAPARFAPEVNAAVADVALAAHTALGLRDLSRVDVIVDAAGQPHVLEVNVSPGMTETSLLPLAAQAAGLDFGRLLGTLVARAAARLTTR; encoded by the coding sequence ATGGGTACGACCGCCGTCGAGCGCTTCCTCGTGACCGATCCCGCCGTCTCGGCCGACCTGCGCGTTGTAGTGCTCGCGGGTGGGCTCTCCTACGAACGGGACGTGTCACTGCGCTCCGGTCGCCGGGTGCTCGACGCCCTGCGTGCCATCGGGGTGGAGGCCGAGCTGCGGGACGCCGACGTGACGCTGCTGCCGGCGCTGGCCGCCGATCCGCCGGACGCCGTGGTGATCGCACTGCACGGGGCCACCGGCGAGGACGGCTCGCTGCGCGGAGTGCTGGACCTGTGCGACATCCCGTACGTCGGCTGCGACGCCAGAGCCTCCCGAGTCGCCTGGGACAAGCCCTCGGCCAAGGCGGTGCTCCGCGAGGCCGGCATCCCCACCCCGGACTGGGTGGCCCTACCGCACGATCGCTTCTCCGAGCTTGGCGCGGTCGCCGTGCTGGACCGGATCGTCGACCGGCTGGGCCTCCCGCTGATGGTCAAGCCGGCGCAGGGCGGGTCAGGGCTGGGTGGCGCGGTGGTCCGCGAGGCTGCGGCGATGCCGGCCGCGATGGTCGGCTGCTTCGCGTACCACTCGACCGCTCTGGTGGAACGGTACGTACCCGGCATAGACGTGGCGGTCTCGGTGGTGGACCTCGGCGACGGACCGCAGGCGCTGCCGCCGGTGGAGATCGTGCCGCGCAACGGCGTGTACGACTATGCCGCCCGCTACACGGCGGGACGCACCACCTGGCACGCTCCGGCTCGGTTCGCCCCCGAGGTGAATGCCGCGGTCGCTGACGTCGCCCTGGCCGCGCACACCGCGCTCGGTCTGCGGGACCTCTCTCGCGTCGACGTGATCGTGGACGCCGCCGGCCAGCCGCACGTGCTGGAGGTCAACGTCTCGCCGGGCATGACGGAGACGTCACTGCTGCCGCTCGCCGCGCAGGCGGCCGGGCTGGACTTCGGCCGACTCCTCGGCACCCTGGTCGCCCGCGCGGCGGCCCGCCTCACCACTCGCTGA